Proteins co-encoded in one Opitutus terrae PB90-1 genomic window:
- a CDS encoding ABC transporter ATP-binding protein, producing MLQVTDLQVSYGAITALSGLSFQIPAGAIVTLIGGNGAGKTTTLRTISGLLRPKAGRIVFDEEDITATPSHRIVARGLGHVPEGRMIFSNLTVAENLAMGAYLLHDTDLVQKNREYVFGVFPRLKERLKQMAGTLSGGEQQMLAIGRALMGSPKFLMLDEPSLGIAPRLISTIFEKIVEINREHGITILLVEQNANLALDVSSYAFVLETGRIAMQGESKHLRTDPRLKATYLGG from the coding sequence ATGCTCCAAGTCACCGATCTCCAGGTTTCCTATGGTGCCATCACGGCGCTGTCGGGTCTCTCGTTTCAGATTCCCGCGGGCGCGATCGTCACCCTCATCGGCGGCAACGGCGCGGGCAAGACCACCACGCTGCGCACCATTTCCGGACTGCTGCGGCCGAAGGCCGGGCGAATCGTCTTCGATGAAGAAGACATCACCGCCACGCCGTCGCACCGGATCGTGGCCCGCGGGCTCGGCCATGTGCCGGAGGGCCGGATGATTTTTTCCAACCTCACCGTGGCGGAAAACCTCGCGATGGGCGCCTACCTGCTGCACGACACCGATCTCGTGCAGAAGAACCGCGAGTATGTTTTCGGCGTGTTTCCGCGGTTGAAGGAACGGCTGAAGCAGATGGCCGGGACCCTTTCCGGCGGCGAACAGCAGATGCTCGCGATCGGTCGCGCGCTCATGGGCAGCCCGAAGTTCCTGATGCTCGACGAGCCGTCGCTCGGCATCGCGCCACGACTGATCAGCACGATTTTCGAGAAGATCGTGGAGATCAACCGCGAGCACGGGATCACCATCCTGCTCGTGGAGCAGAACGCGAATCTCGCGCTCGACGTCTCGTCCTACGCCTTCGTGCTCGAGACCGGCCGGATTGCGATGCAGGGCGAGAGCAAACATCTCCGCACCGACCCGCGGCTCAAAGCGACCTACCTGGGCGGGTGA
- a CDS encoding ABC transporter ATP-binding protein, with protein MTAPLLQLDKATIRFGGLTAVNAVDFVVGENELVGLIGPNGAGKTTVFNLITGVYQPTDGAVRFRGRDLAGLKVHDIVARGIARTFQNIRLFGSLSVFDNVRAACNLHRRTGPLHTLLRLRAFTEDEAAITRRTEELLEIFNLRRFRDAPAQSLPYGEQRRLEIVRGLATKPKLLLLDEPAAGMNPTEKVELIRLIQRIQKEFALSILLVEHSMKVVMGVCQRIAVLDYGIKIAEGDPAAIQSDPKVIEAYLGEEHQRSLTHH; from the coding sequence GTGACCGCACCGCTGCTCCAGCTCGACAAGGCCACGATCCGGTTCGGCGGACTCACCGCCGTCAACGCCGTGGACTTCGTCGTCGGCGAGAACGAACTCGTCGGCCTCATCGGTCCGAACGGCGCCGGCAAAACCACGGTGTTCAATCTCATCACCGGCGTTTACCAGCCGACCGACGGCGCCGTGCGGTTTCGCGGCCGCGATCTCGCCGGGCTGAAAGTCCATGACATCGTCGCCCGCGGCATCGCCCGCACGTTCCAGAACATCCGACTTTTTGGCAGCCTCTCGGTCTTCGACAACGTCCGCGCCGCGTGCAATCTCCACCGGCGCACCGGGCCGCTGCACACGCTGCTCCGGCTCCGCGCGTTTACCGAGGACGAGGCGGCCATCACCCGCCGCACGGAAGAGCTGCTGGAGATTTTCAACCTGCGGCGCTTTCGCGATGCGCCAGCGCAGTCGCTCCCCTACGGCGAGCAGCGCCGGCTCGAAATCGTCCGCGGCCTGGCCACGAAACCAAAACTGCTGCTGCTCGACGAACCCGCCGCCGGCATGAACCCGACGGAAAAGGTCGAGCTCATCCGGCTGATCCAGCGCATCCAAAAAGAATTCGCGCTCTCGATCCTGCTCGTCGAGCACTCCATGAAGGTCGTCATGGGCGTGTGCCAGCGCATCGCCGTGCTCGACTACGGCATCAAGATCGCCGAGGGCGATCCCGCCGCGATCCAGTCGGATCCAAAGGTGATCGAAGCCTACCTCGGCGAGGAGCACCAGCGTTCGCTGACGCACCACTGA
- a CDS encoding PH domain-containing protein produces the protein MNEEETVIWQGSPSQWTNFGAYVFWLVVTAAIVAAYFFTAAGPLVLLALAVPVLALFIRWLQTRYHVYEITTQRIRTRAGILSRHTTELELYRVRDYALVEPFWLRLVGRGHLVLETADRSNEQVVLRAVPRVAWLKDQVRTHTERMRQARGVRDLEINSP, from the coding sequence ATGAACGAGGAAGAAACCGTGATCTGGCAGGGCTCGCCGTCGCAGTGGACCAACTTCGGCGCGTATGTGTTCTGGCTCGTCGTCACCGCCGCGATCGTCGCCGCCTATTTTTTTACCGCCGCCGGTCCGCTCGTGCTGCTCGCGCTGGCCGTACCGGTGCTCGCGCTTTTCATCCGCTGGCTGCAAACGCGCTATCACGTCTACGAGATCACCACGCAGCGAATCCGCACGCGCGCGGGCATCCTTTCGCGCCACACCACCGAGCTCGAACTCTACCGCGTCCGCGACTACGCGCTCGTCGAGCCGTTCTGGCTCCGCCTGGTCGGTCGCGGCCACCTCGTGCTCGAAACCGCCGATCGCTCGAACGAACAGGTGGTGCTTCGCGCGGTCCCGCGGGTGGCGTGGTTGAAAGACCAGGTGCGCACCCACACCGAACGGATGCGCCAGGCGCGCGGCGTGCGCGATCTCGAGATCAACTCGCCGTGA
- a CDS encoding branched-chain amino acid ABC transporter permease, with product MPKPHLALLAGLLVAFGVHFFSDHIDPYHLDVLIGVGINIILAVSLNLVNGYTGQFSLGHAGFMSVGAYLAAAVTLFLGPRLLGEDGGTLWQQSLLFLGALIVGGLAAAFTGLLVGVPSLRLRGDYLALVTLGFGEIIRVVFQNVEVLGGALGLNGIPPYTTIFWVLAFVAITLFVVACLVTSTYGRGFLATHDDEVAAEAVGLNTTRYKIVAFVVGAFFAGIAGGLYGHFKMTITPTGFDFTKSIEIVVMVILGGMGNTLGVVLAAALLTLLPEVLRPVAEYRMVIYSFLLIVLMLARPQGLFNLRYSLGRRNKTAP from the coding sequence ATGCCCAAGCCTCACCTCGCACTCCTGGCCGGCCTGCTCGTGGCTTTCGGCGTCCACTTTTTCTCGGACCACATCGACCCGTATCACCTCGACGTACTGATCGGCGTCGGGATCAACATCATCCTCGCCGTCTCGCTCAATCTGGTGAACGGCTACACCGGCCAGTTCTCGCTGGGCCACGCCGGGTTCATGTCGGTCGGCGCGTATCTCGCTGCCGCCGTGACGCTCTTCCTCGGCCCGCGACTGCTCGGCGAGGACGGCGGCACGCTCTGGCAGCAGAGCCTGCTCTTCCTCGGCGCGCTGATCGTCGGCGGGCTGGCCGCCGCCTTCACCGGCCTGCTCGTCGGCGTGCCCTCTCTGCGACTGCGAGGCGACTACCTCGCGCTCGTCACGCTCGGCTTCGGCGAGATCATCCGCGTCGTGTTCCAGAACGTGGAAGTACTCGGCGGTGCGCTCGGGCTCAACGGCATCCCGCCCTACACGACCATTTTCTGGGTGCTCGCGTTCGTCGCGATCACCCTCTTCGTGGTGGCCTGCCTGGTCACCTCCACCTATGGCCGCGGATTCCTCGCGACGCATGACGACGAGGTCGCCGCCGAGGCGGTCGGACTCAACACCACGCGCTACAAGATCGTCGCGTTCGTGGTCGGCGCGTTCTTCGCCGGCATCGCCGGCGGACTCTACGGCCATTTCAAGATGACCATCACGCCGACCGGTTTCGATTTCACCAAGAGCATCGAGATCGTGGTGATGGTGATTCTCGGCGGCATGGGCAACACGCTCGGCGTCGTGCTCGCCGCGGCGCTGCTGACGCTGCTGCCGGAGGTGCTCCGGCCCGTCGCGGAATACCGGATGGTCATCTACTCGTTTCTCCTGATCGTGCTGATGCTGGCGCGCCCGCAGGGGTTGTTTAACCTTCGCTACTCTCTCGGCCGCAGAAACAAAACCGCCCCATGA
- a CDS encoding ABC transporter permease subunit: MSEFLQQLLNGLSLGAIYALIALGYTMVYGVLRFINFAHSDVFMVGAFIGYYLGHLLPEGTMWGGFIVLAVAMAGCALLGMRIERTAYRPLRVPTEFNLVTLLGALGGGGAVFYFTRGLTDPSYGSALRLLLCWGAAEAGAWLIDRTGWKLILQRTAGGAPTLNVLITAIGVSLLLEFSGQLIFGAAPRTFPQVFPSANFHLGELTISTNQLFVMGVACVLMVLLQFIVFRTKIGTAMRAVSLNPAAAELVGVNNNVVVAFTFALGSALAGAGGVLYALNYPSIDPLMGVMPGLKAFVAAILGGIGNIPGAALGGLLLGTVETFIGGSQWSTYKDAIAFAVLIVILLFRPAGLLGKFTVEKV, from the coding sequence CTGTCCGAATTCCTCCAACAACTGCTGAACGGGCTGTCGCTCGGGGCGATCTATGCGCTGATCGCGCTGGGCTACACCATGGTCTACGGCGTGCTGCGGTTCATCAATTTCGCGCATTCCGACGTCTTCATGGTCGGCGCGTTCATCGGCTACTACCTCGGCCACCTCCTTCCTGAAGGCACGATGTGGGGCGGATTCATCGTGCTCGCAGTCGCGATGGCCGGCTGCGCCTTGCTCGGCATGCGGATCGAGCGCACCGCCTACCGTCCGCTGCGCGTGCCGACGGAATTCAATCTGGTCACGTTGCTCGGCGCGCTCGGCGGCGGCGGCGCCGTATTCTATTTCACGCGCGGGTTGACCGACCCGAGCTACGGTTCGGCGTTGCGGCTGCTGCTGTGCTGGGGCGCAGCGGAAGCCGGCGCCTGGCTGATCGATCGCACGGGCTGGAAACTCATCCTCCAACGCACCGCTGGCGGCGCCCCCACACTGAACGTCCTCATCACCGCGATCGGCGTGTCGCTGCTGCTCGAATTCAGCGGTCAGCTCATCTTTGGCGCCGCGCCGCGCACGTTTCCGCAGGTGTTCCCCTCGGCCAACTTTCACCTGGGCGAACTGACCATCTCGACCAACCAGCTGTTCGTGATGGGCGTCGCGTGCGTGTTGATGGTCCTGCTGCAGTTCATCGTTTTTCGGACCAAGATCGGCACCGCCATGCGCGCGGTTTCGCTCAACCCCGCGGCCGCCGAACTGGTCGGCGTGAACAACAACGTCGTCGTCGCGTTCACCTTCGCGCTCGGCTCCGCGCTCGCCGGCGCCGGCGGCGTGCTCTACGCGCTGAACTATCCGTCGATCGATCCGTTGATGGGCGTGATGCCGGGACTGAAGGCCTTCGTCGCCGCGATTCTCGGCGGAATCGGCAACATTCCGGGCGCGGCGCTTGGCGGACTCCTGCTCGGCACCGTCGAGACATTCATCGGCGGCAGCCAGTGGTCCACCTACAAGGACGCGATCGCGTTCGCCGTGCTGATCGTGATCCTGCTCTTCCGTCCCGCCGGCCTGCTGGGCAAGTTCACCGTGGAGAAGGTATGA
- a CDS encoding four helix bundle protein, with the protein MFNFERLEVWQKSINYAGTVYAFTQGFPRSELFGLTNQIRRAANSVSSNIAEGSARPRADYAKFVGYAAGSLYETVTQATIARNEGFLTTEDYQKLYALAEEISRMLSGLRGSLGG; encoded by the coding sequence ATGTTCAACTTCGAACGGCTCGAGGTGTGGCAGAAGTCGATCAATTACGCCGGAACGGTGTACGCTTTCACACAAGGTTTTCCGCGTTCGGAGCTGTTTGGCCTCACCAACCAGATTCGTCGCGCGGCAAACTCCGTCTCTTCCAATATTGCTGAAGGCTCCGCGCGTCCTCGGGCCGACTACGCGAAATTCGTCGGCTACGCCGCCGGTTCGCTCTACGAAACCGTCACTCAGGCAACAATTGCCCGCAACGAGGGTTTCCTCACGACAGAAGACTACCAGAAGCTCTACGCGTTGGCCGAAGAGATCTCCCGCATGCTGAGCGGCCTGCGCGGCTCCCTCGGCGGCTGA
- a CDS encoding ABC transporter substrate-binding protein, whose translation MKLPRLLLVSAFTFCSLSAWAAEPIKVGEYASLTGKEASFGQSSHKGIVLAIEEINAAGGVLDRPLELISEDNQTRPGESATVVKKLIARDKVIALLGEVASGRALEAAPLAQAYRIPMIAPAATNPKVTQTGSYVFRVCFIDPFQGTVMAKFAHEDLKARKVAILSSVSNAYSVGLAKFFRDTFTAAGGEVAIEQKYQEGDKDFRAQLTAIKAANVDVVFVPGYYTEAALIVRQARELGLQIPFIGGDGWVADQLLEIGGDALNGCYYSTHFSPENQDPKVQAFVQRFRQRWGAENPDAFAALGYDAAYVLVDALRRAGSTAGPKLRDALAATKNFAGITGVTTIDQNRDASKPAAIIAIRDGKLTFHKTVAP comes from the coding sequence ATGAAGCTCCCCCGCCTTCTTTTGGTTTCAGCGTTCACGTTCTGCTCGCTCAGTGCTTGGGCCGCCGAGCCGATCAAGGTCGGCGAATACGCTTCGCTCACCGGCAAGGAGGCCAGTTTCGGCCAGTCCTCGCACAAGGGCATCGTGCTCGCGATCGAGGAGATCAACGCCGCCGGCGGCGTGCTCGACCGCCCGCTCGAGCTGATCAGCGAGGACAACCAGACCCGGCCTGGCGAGTCCGCCACGGTGGTGAAAAAGCTGATCGCCCGCGACAAGGTCATCGCGCTGCTCGGTGAAGTCGCCTCGGGTCGCGCCCTCGAAGCGGCGCCGCTCGCGCAGGCGTACCGCATTCCGATGATCGCACCTGCGGCCACGAATCCGAAAGTCACGCAAACGGGCAGCTACGTCTTCCGCGTGTGTTTCATCGATCCGTTCCAAGGCACCGTGATGGCCAAGTTCGCGCATGAGGACCTGAAAGCGCGGAAAGTCGCGATCCTCTCCAGCGTCTCCAACGCCTACAGCGTCGGCTTGGCGAAATTTTTCCGCGACACGTTCACCGCCGCCGGCGGCGAGGTCGCGATCGAGCAGAAGTATCAGGAAGGCGACAAGGACTTCCGCGCGCAGCTCACGGCGATCAAGGCCGCCAACGTCGATGTCGTTTTCGTCCCGGGCTACTACACCGAAGCGGCGCTGATCGTCCGGCAGGCGCGGGAGCTCGGGCTGCAGATTCCATTCATCGGCGGTGACGGCTGGGTCGCCGACCAACTCCTCGAGATCGGCGGCGACGCGCTGAACGGCTGCTATTACTCGACCCATTTCTCGCCGGAGAACCAGGATCCCAAGGTGCAGGCGTTCGTGCAGCGGTTCAGGCAGCGCTGGGGCGCGGAGAACCCGGACGCCTTCGCAGCGCTGGGCTACGACGCCGCCTACGTACTGGTCGATGCGCTCCGGCGCGCCGGCAGCACGGCTGGACCCAAGCTGCGGGACGCACTCGCGGCGACGAAGAATTTCGCCGGGATCACCGGCGTGACGACGATCGACCAGAACCGCGACGCCTCGAAGCCGGCCGCGATCATCGCCATCCGCGACGGCAAGCTCACGTTCCATAAGACCGTCGCGCCGTAG
- a CDS encoding ABC transporter substrate-binding protein, whose translation MPPSFLRPLFCSLAAAALIATARAEAEPIKIGEYASLTGKEASLGQSSHQGTVLAVETINAAGGVLGRPLQLITEDTQSKAGESGTAVRKLISRDKVVAILGEVASSRSLEGAPICQRLKVPMVTPASTNPKVTETGDYIFRVCFIDPFQGPVMAKFALETLKAKRLGLMVSASSAYSVGLAKYFKEAIVAGGGTIVAEQRYQEGDKDFKAQLTAIRAAGVDAIFNPGYYNEGALMVKQARDLGITVPMFGADSWEAEALIELGGKAVEGVFLCSHYTPTDPAPRVQDFVRAYRQRWGAGYAPDSNASLGYDSVLVLADAIRRAGSAEPKAIRDALAQTRNFEAVTGTITIDKNRDASKSAVVITVKHGQFQYVQTMERAPLAP comes from the coding sequence ATGCCCCCCTCCTTTTTGCGCCCGTTGTTCTGCAGCCTCGCCGCGGCCGCTCTCATCGCCACCGCGCGAGCCGAAGCCGAGCCGATCAAAATCGGCGAATACGCCTCGCTGACCGGCAAGGAGGCCAGCCTCGGCCAGTCCTCGCACCAAGGCACCGTCCTCGCGGTCGAAACCATCAACGCCGCCGGCGGCGTGCTCGGCCGTCCGCTCCAGCTCATCACCGAGGATACGCAGTCGAAGGCCGGCGAGAGCGGCACCGCCGTCCGCAAGCTCATTTCGCGCGACAAGGTCGTCGCGATCCTCGGCGAGGTGGCCTCGAGCCGTTCGCTCGAAGGCGCGCCGATCTGCCAGCGGCTCAAGGTCCCGATGGTCACGCCGGCTTCGACCAACCCCAAGGTCACCGAAACCGGCGATTACATTTTCCGCGTCTGCTTCATCGATCCGTTTCAAGGACCCGTGATGGCGAAGTTCGCGCTCGAGACGCTCAAGGCCAAACGGCTCGGACTGATGGTCAGCGCCTCCTCCGCCTACAGCGTCGGTCTCGCCAAATACTTCAAGGAAGCCATCGTCGCCGGCGGCGGGACGATTGTGGCGGAGCAGCGCTATCAGGAGGGCGACAAGGATTTCAAGGCGCAGCTCACGGCGATCCGCGCCGCGGGCGTCGACGCGATTTTCAATCCCGGCTACTACAACGAAGGCGCGTTGATGGTGAAACAGGCGCGCGATCTCGGGATCACCGTGCCGATGTTCGGCGCCGACAGCTGGGAAGCCGAGGCGCTGATCGAGCTCGGCGGCAAGGCCGTGGAGGGCGTCTTCCTCTGCTCGCACTATACGCCGACCGATCCGGCGCCGCGCGTGCAGGACTTTGTCCGCGCTTACCGCCAGCGCTGGGGCGCCGGCTACGCCCCGGACTCCAACGCGTCGCTCGGCTACGATTCGGTGCTCGTGTTGGCCGACGCCATCCGCCGCGCCGGCTCCGCCGAGCCCAAGGCGATCCGCGACGCGCTGGCCCAGACTCGGAACTTCGAAGCGGTCACGGGCACGATCACGATCGACAAGAACCGCGACGCTTCGAAGAGCGCCGTCGTCATCACGGTCAAGCACGGCCAGTTCCAGTATGTCCAGACCATGGAGCGGGCGCCGCTCGCGCCGTGA
- a CDS encoding LptF/LptG family permease translates to MNLYDRHLLREWLAILGLVLCATVGLLLVQVLYDDFRDLRELGARGLDLWMYLFVTVPMYLALVLPLALLVSLMFVLGKLHRANEFTALRAAGVSLLRITAPVWIVGMFACGLSWWLNTTVVPWSVDESAALRDTMRFRKESNLMPPDRVSAVYSVGFDNPRADRMWFFNRYSKWTQKAYGVTVSIMDEHRRELQRIVAEQAWFEAERGWTFRNGRELTFRPDTGELESTVPFTERVEAQFREDPKLMLLIDRKPTDLSLPQLRRLIDYYAIEENPKGTPYAVRYFGLVADTLAPLIVIAIAIPFAVTGVRVNAAIGVSKSIGLFMLYYIFSNIASALAAKQLVDPMTAAWVPNIGMALVAGWFFVRLR, encoded by the coding sequence TTGAACCTCTACGACCGGCATCTGCTGCGGGAATGGCTGGCGATCCTCGGACTCGTGCTCTGCGCGACCGTGGGGCTGCTGCTCGTGCAAGTGCTCTACGACGACTTCCGCGATTTGCGGGAACTCGGCGCCCGCGGACTCGACCTGTGGATGTATCTCTTCGTGACCGTGCCGATGTATCTCGCGCTCGTGTTGCCGCTGGCGCTGCTGGTCTCGTTGATGTTCGTGCTGGGCAAGCTGCATCGCGCGAACGAATTCACGGCGCTGCGTGCCGCGGGCGTGAGCCTGCTGCGGATCACCGCACCGGTCTGGATCGTCGGTATGTTCGCCTGCGGGCTTTCCTGGTGGTTGAACACGACGGTGGTGCCCTGGTCGGTGGACGAATCGGCGGCGCTGCGGGACACGATGCGTTTCCGCAAGGAATCGAACCTGATGCCGCCCGACCGCGTGAGCGCGGTCTACAGCGTGGGCTTCGACAACCCGCGCGCGGACCGGATGTGGTTTTTCAACCGGTATAGCAAGTGGACGCAGAAGGCCTACGGCGTGACCGTCTCGATCATGGACGAGCACCGCCGCGAGCTGCAGCGGATCGTGGCGGAGCAGGCGTGGTTCGAAGCGGAGCGGGGCTGGACATTCCGCAACGGTCGCGAGCTGACGTTCCGCCCCGACACCGGTGAACTGGAATCGACGGTGCCCTTTACCGAGCGGGTCGAAGCGCAGTTCCGCGAAGATCCGAAGCTGATGCTGCTGATTGACCGCAAGCCGACCGATCTATCGCTGCCGCAGTTGCGCCGGCTGATCGACTATTACGCGATTGAGGAGAATCCGAAGGGAACGCCTTATGCCGTGCGCTATTTCGGGCTGGTGGCGGACACGCTGGCGCCGCTGATCGTGATCGCGATCGCGATTCCGTTCGCCGTCACCGGCGTGCGCGTGAACGCGGCGATCGGCGTCTCGAAATCGATCGGGTTGTTTATGCTCTACTACATCTTCTCGAACATCGCCTCGGCGCTCGCGGCGAAACAGCTGGTTGATCCGATGACCGCGGCGTGGGTGCCGAACATCGGCATGGCGCTCGTCGCCGGCTGGTTTTTCGTGCGGCTGCGCTGA
- a CDS encoding SDR family NAD(P)-dependent oxidoreductase, whose amino-acid sequence MNSLRALVTGGSRGIGRAIAQQLAARSCRVAVHYRDNHTAAEATLASLAGQGHIALAADIGCEADAERLWNESVGALGGIDILVNNAGVFAPHPPLTTDLTAWQDSWRRTLSTNLMGPATLSYLAARAMAGRELFEPRFGRGRIVNVSSRGAFRGEPKSPAYGASKAGLNALSQSLAKALAPQAVYVYCLAPGWVETDMAADHLTGPDGEAILADHPLGRVATVEEIARTAAFCALDAPAAMTGCIVDINGASYLRT is encoded by the coding sequence ATGAACTCTCTGCGTGCTTTGGTGACCGGCGGATCGCGCGGCATTGGTCGCGCGATCGCGCAGCAACTCGCGGCCCGCAGCTGCCGCGTAGCGGTTCACTACCGCGACAACCACACAGCCGCCGAAGCCACGCTCGCCAGCCTCGCCGGTCAGGGGCACATCGCACTCGCCGCCGACATTGGCTGCGAGGCCGACGCCGAGCGGCTCTGGAACGAATCCGTGGGTGCACTCGGCGGCATCGATATTCTCGTCAACAATGCCGGGGTCTTTGCGCCACATCCGCCGCTCACCACGGACCTTACCGCCTGGCAGGACAGTTGGCGTCGCACGCTGTCGACCAATCTCATGGGCCCCGCGACTCTCTCCTATCTCGCCGCCCGCGCGATGGCCGGACGCGAGTTGTTCGAGCCGCGATTCGGTCGTGGCCGCATCGTCAACGTTTCCTCCCGCGGCGCCTTTCGCGGGGAGCCCAAGTCGCCCGCCTACGGCGCGAGCAAAGCCGGGCTCAACGCTCTCAGCCAGTCGCTCGCGAAGGCGCTCGCGCCCCAAGCGGTCTATGTCTACTGCCTCGCACCGGGCTGGGTGGAGACCGACATGGCCGCCGACCATCTCACCGGACCCGATGGCGAGGCGATTCTCGCCGACCATCCGCTCGGTCGCGTCGCCACTGTCGAGGAAATCGCCCGCACCGCCGCGTTCTGCGCACTCGATGCGCCCGCGGCCATGACTGGCTGCATCGTCGATATCAACGGCGCCTCCTACCTTCGCACGTAG
- a CDS encoding YMGG-like glycine zipper-containing protein, with protein MKTLLVTLSVAVAGVSAASAQYYRPSIVRDTTVVGAVAGALIGGHNNDHWAEGALIGAAAGALVGAAVEQSQPVVYHSNVIAPVAVVPNAPVVGAPAPAVVYVNQPAPQVVYVDPYPRTVVIGRPIVHFSTGWGYGYPRWGYGHYHYSRPAPRGHHWSSRGHYGPHRGDNRGWRGNDRHHRR; from the coding sequence ATGAAAACGCTCCTTGTTACCCTTTCCGTGGCCGTGGCCGGCGTGAGCGCAGCAAGTGCGCAGTATTACCGCCCTTCCATCGTGCGTGACACGACGGTGGTGGGCGCGGTCGCTGGTGCGCTGATCGGCGGGCACAACAACGATCATTGGGCGGAAGGCGCCCTCATCGGAGCCGCAGCGGGAGCGCTGGTGGGCGCGGCCGTCGAGCAGTCGCAGCCGGTGGTTTATCACTCGAATGTGATCGCGCCGGTCGCCGTGGTGCCGAACGCCCCGGTGGTGGGCGCGCCGGCGCCGGCGGTCGTCTATGTGAACCAGCCCGCGCCGCAGGTCGTTTACGTCGATCCCTATCCGCGGACCGTGGTAATCGGGCGGCCGATCGTGCATTTCTCGACGGGCTGGGGCTATGGCTACCCGCGCTGGGGGTATGGCCACTACCATTATTCCCGTCCCGCCCCGCGGGGTCATCACTGGAGTTCCCGCGGCCACTATGGTCCGCATCGCGGCGACAACCGGGGCTGGCGAGGAAACGATCGGCACCACCGGCGTTGA
- the thpR gene encoding RNA 2',3'-cyclic phosphodiesterase yields MDTQRLFIAVPLPPAVRDLVASLTVPLREVRWTRDEQLHLTLRFLGDTPVEQIDPLCARLAAIQVEPFLLPVERVGAFPPKASPRVIWVGVGSGHPRLHQLRQKIDDAVLACGLDADLRTFHPHITLGRCQDGARNGVQQWLRHHADFAGPSFRVDAFELYASELHSAGAIHHLRQRFPLGSGSTPPAP; encoded by the coding sequence ATGGACACGCAGCGCCTGTTCATCGCCGTTCCGCTGCCGCCAGCCGTACGGGATCTCGTCGCCTCGCTCACCGTCCCCCTGCGCGAAGTGCGCTGGACCCGCGATGAACAGCTGCACCTGACGCTCCGATTTCTCGGCGACACCCCGGTCGAACAGATCGATCCGCTCTGCGCGCGGCTCGCTGCCATTCAGGTCGAACCGTTTCTGCTCCCGGTCGAACGCGTCGGCGCATTTCCGCCCAAAGCATCGCCGCGCGTGATCTGGGTCGGCGTCGGCTCGGGCCATCCACGGCTGCATCAGTTGCGCCAGAAAATCGACGACGCCGTGCTCGCGTGCGGGCTGGACGCGGATCTGCGCACGTTTCATCCGCACATCACGCTGGGTCGCTGTCAGGACGGCGCACGCAACGGCGTCCAGCAATGGCTGCGGCACCACGCCGATTTCGCCGGCCCTTCGTTTCGGGTGGACGCCTTCGAGCTCTACGCGAGCGAACTCCATTCCGCCGGAGCCATCCACCACCTGCGGCAACGCTTCCCGCTCGGCTCCGGTTCCACCCCGCCCGCCCCATGA
- the sugE gene encoding quaternary ammonium compound efflux SMR transporter SugE, with translation MHWFFLFVAAAFEIVWASGLKATDGFSRLWPSVIVLAAMAVSMGLLALAARGLPIGTAYAVWTGIGAAGTAIYGIVRLGEDVSVSRLVCLGLIVVGVVGLKLLAK, from the coding sequence ATGCATTGGTTTTTCCTCTTCGTCGCCGCGGCGTTCGAAATCGTCTGGGCTAGCGGGCTGAAGGCGACCGATGGCTTTAGCCGGCTCTGGCCCAGCGTGATCGTCCTCGCCGCCATGGCGGTGAGCATGGGGCTGCTCGCCCTCGCGGCGCGCGGACTGCCGATCGGCACCGCGTACGCCGTGTGGACGGGTATCGGCGCGGCAGGCACAGCGATCTACGGCATTGTACGACTCGGCGAGGATGTTTCGGTCAGCCGGCTCGTCTGCCTCGGCTTGATCGTCGTGGGCGTGGTCGGTTTGAAGCTGCTCGCGAAATAG